In Yarrowia lipolytica chromosome 1F, complete sequence, a genomic segment contains:
- a CDS encoding uncharacterized protein (Compare to YALI0F00726g, some similarities with KLLA-IPF4552.1 Kluyveromyces lactis) has protein sequence MLDYEAIPGTISFVDSSQSDIVLHPTPSCHPDHPLNRSYRRKLRMFSMVTYTVAVTVPSASIYSVLTSISHSTGLPLATLNQGTSYMFLLFDLGCSISQPLSHQFGKRPVHLVAVLGTALIQL, from the coding sequence ATGCTCGATTACGAAGCCATTCCAGGCACCATTTCTTTCGTGGACAGCTCGCAATCTGACATTGTTCTCCACCCTACTCCCTCATGTCACCCCGATCATCCTCTCAACCGGTCCTACCGACGTAAACTACGAATGTTCAGCATGGTCACGTATACCGTTGCAGTGACAGTCCCCTCTGCCTCCATATACTCGGTTctcacctccatctctcaTAGCACAGGTCTCCCTCTGGCGACTCTCAACCAGGGAACAAGCTACATGTTTCTCTTGTTTGACCTGGGTTGTAGTATTTCGCAACCTCTTTCTCATCAGTTTGGCAAACGACCCGTCCACCTGGTTGCAGTGCTAGGAACCGCCCTCATTCAGTTGTGA
- a CDS encoding uncharacterized protein (Converted to coding from non-coding YALI0F00748g, uniprot|P45817 Peroxisomal protein PAY2 (Peroxin-9) exon frameshift): MPPAMPQMTTSTLLTDSVTSAVNQAATPKVDQMYQTFGESAREFVNKNFYNSYELIRPFFDEITAKGAQQNGSTVLDAENPHNIPLSLWIKVWSLYLAILDASCKQAGEALLNSTGDLSGSDSGEWNQTRKLLARKLTSGSVWDELVTASGGTGNIHPTILALLASLSIRHDTDAKLMADNLEKFIVTYNDNGSDDVKTKTAFYKVLDLYLLRVLPDLGQWDVAHSFVNNTNLFSHEQKKEMTHKLDQSQKHAEQEHKRLLEEAQEKEKSDAKEKEREERVSRDTQSREIKSPIVDSSTSSRDVTRDTTRELSKSSRQPRTLSQIISTSLKSQFDGNAIFRTLALIVIVSLSAANPLIRKRVVDTLKMLWIKILQTLSMGFKVSYL, translated from the coding sequence atgCCCCCCGCAATGCCACAAATGACAACATCCACGCTGTTGACAGACTCGGTCACATCTGCAGTGAACCAGGCTGCCACGCCCAAGGTGGACCAGATGTACCAGACGTTTGGGGAGTCTGCGCGGGAATTTGTCAACAAGAACTTTTACAACTCGTACGAGCTGATTCGGCCGTTTTTCGATGAGATCACCGCCAAGGGCGCACAGCAGAACGGCTCGACCGTGTTGGACGCCGAAAACCCCCACAATATtcctctgtctctgtgGATCAAGGTGTGGTCGTTGTACCTGGCGATTTTGGACGCTTCTTGCAAACAGGCGGGAGAGGCTCTGTTGAACAGCACAGGGGATCTCAGCGGCAGCGATTCGGGCGAGTGGAACCAGACTCGAAAGCTTCTGGCTCGAAAGCTGACTTCCGGGTCGGTCTGGGACGAGCTGGTGACGGCCTCGGGAGGAACTGGCAACATTCATCCCACTATTCTGGCTTTGCTGGCTTCTCTGTCCATCCGACATGATACCGACGCGAAATTGATGGCCGACAACCTGGAAAAGTTCATTGTCACCTATAACGACAATGGCAGTGACGACGTCAAGACCAAAACGGCGTTCTACAAGGTGCTGGATCTGTACCTGTTGAGAGTGCTGCCCGACCTCGGGCAGTGGGATGTGGCTCATAGCTTTGTCAATAACACCAATCTGTTCTCCCatgagcagaagaaggaaatgACCCACAAGCTGGACCAGTCGCAGAAACACGCCGAGCAGGAACACAAGAgactgctggaggaggctcaggaaaaggaaaagagTGACgccaaggaaaaggaaagagaagagagggTTTCGAGAGATACACAGTCGAGGGAAATCAAGTCTCCTATTGTTGATTCATCCACATCTTCACGCGATGTCACCCGTGACACCACACGGGAACTATCCAAGTCCTCCAGACAACCAAGAACATTGTCGCAGATCATCTCGACATCGCTCAAGTCGCAATTTGACGGCAATGCCATTTTCCGGACCCTTGCGCTCATCGTCattgtgtctctgtctgcCGCTAACCCGCTGATTCGAAAGCGTGTTGTCGACACCCTCAAAATGCTGTGGATCAAGATTTTGCAGACCCTCAGTATGGGTTTCAAGGTGAGTTATTTGTAG
- a CDS encoding uncharacterized protein (Compare to YALI0F00770g, similar to Saccharomyces cerevisiae HOS4 (YIL112W); ancestral locus Anc_2.257, weakly similar to uniprot|P40480 Saccharomyces cerevisiae YIL112w) — MRDYSDVSEAETEVAPSPYKLGSRLKRLKRRIDDDDDYSSDEGPSNHSSQVLRKEPKRKNSSDMSRSATPMPRVGSGSRKKRDANGRMKLQRMCDKGKYEEAYQLVRDGADVNDRDYAGNTALHEAALKGHVDIVKLLLDHKAIVDIRSGPTDLDTPLIDAAANDHVEVVQLLLERGADPRIINALGKSAMDSVDEEMPHSTKIRSLIQEALHSFRNRPRPPESREDDPEAFPDPELHKIYNHGTGGGEGGGAGSDTGSSRRRGVRAQAMRNDLLWLDLTSKNGREQIYQKAADGDIEFIGSSLEGGWKPDTQSLCLAARHGHTDVVGLLLAFGCECDEPGEDGETALLRTVGRGHVSTLKLLLDSGANPLRKNSQGKTALQVVKELSGYEEEVTLLEEWTSKGSGKDRGDSKLVKSEKADKSEKADKSDRDKARLEKMEKRRIERERERERERERDRERVKVEKVEKSEKSEKREKRERTNSTSERHNSTASTHSERHNSTSEIRDRERERERERERERKHVKKEPVVDTHANMSSSSPHHVASPPRVASPSQMSPVSTPMSRTSSQADENKGSVKHERTPSISSISDKLLVKKRKLAGGKEEMERRKSKEEVKVKKRSISSASGASNKPQSVFDKLFGSKQKEKEEQQRVAREKEEAARLERQERIRRKKQQQQEQLEEEKRKLEEEKRKLEEKKRLEEERLRKEQEKRDKAEKAERERVERERREKKERERKEREDKEKKEREEKERAERVEREKRERAERAEKAEKEARERKEREEKERVERVEKEKARAEKAEKEANEAAKAEKEAKDKEIKEAAEKAQAKEVKESKESKEPKESKETSKESSRESLSASSSAAASTTPSAATSPDSRKSPLIKRPKELDRQKSKESLDRREIEREKERKRLERQRAILKGIEEDERRRNEMRRREQELKAEQELLAAKEREKREAEELEREKERERQRRIQLDIDSRKALPYGLREAIYEPRQVDQIFAFLPLFVRQSCFLDIQLSLLLGVKNFCGSYPRVARRIVSTTEKERLWSTLTPLLCRAPGPGDDLEMVGLERQDERRKFLGMNCFWVSCSDVLEVISTNFPLLFDAVMSVAPLKVDIDWEEDAEAAAATAAYVEAESEQIDKAIAKFPLRVRMKLQALRPQWP; from the coding sequence ATGCGCGACTATAGCGACGTCTCCGAGGCCGAAACGGAGGTAGCGCCGTCGCCATACAAGCTGGGCAGCCGACTCAAGCGGCTCAAGCGGCGTatcgacgacgatgacgactACTCTTCCGACGAGGGGCCGTCCAACCACTCTTCACAGGTGTTACGCAAAGAGCCCAAGCGCAAAAACTCGTCGGATATGAGCCGGAGTGCCACACCCATGCCACGTGTCGGGTCCGGTTCGCGCAAGAAACGGGACGCAAACGGCAGAATGAAGTTACAACGAATGTGTGACAAGGGCAAATACGAGGAGGCGTATCAACTGGTCAGGGATGGCGCGGATGTCAACGACAGAGACTATGCCGGCAACACAGCGCTCCATGAGGCGGCTCTGAAGGGCCATGTGGACATTGTCAAACTGCTGTTGGACCACAAGGCCATAGTTGACATTCGGTCGGGACCTACAGATCTTGATACCCCATTGATTGATGCGGCGGCCAACGACCACGTTGAGGTGGTGCAACTCCTGCTGGAACGTGGAGCTGATCCGCGTATCATCAATGCGCTGGGAAAATCTGCCATGGACTctgtggacgaggagatgccGCACTCGACGAAGATCCGCTCGTTGATCCAGGAGGCGCTTCACAGCTTCCGCAACCGGCCACGACCCCCAGAGTCACGCGAGGACGACCCCGAGGCGTTCCCCGACCCGGAGCTGCACAAAATCTACAACCATGGAaccggaggaggagaaggaggaggagctggaagCGATACGGGATCTAGCAGGAGACGTGGTGTGCGTGCGCAGGCCATGCGCAACGATCTGTTGTGGCTGGATCTTACCTCGAAAAACGGTCGCGAACAAATCTATCAAAAGGCCGCCGACGGAGATATCGAGTTCATAGGCTCCTCACTGGAGGGAGGATGGAAGCCAGATACCCAGTCCTTGTGTCTGGCAGCACGTCACGGCCACACAGATGTGGTGGGGTTGCTGCTGGCATTTGGATGTGAGTGTGACGAGCCTGGGGAGGATGGCGAGACTGCACTGTTGCGAACAGTGGGCCGGGGTCACGTGTCGACTCTAAAGCTGTTGCTAGATTCTGGAGCAAATCCGTTACGCAAAAACTCACAAGGCAAGACTGCTCTTCAGGttgtcaaggagctgaGTGGctacgaggaggaggttaccctgttggaggagtggacTAGTAAAGGGAGTGGCAAAGACAGAGGTGACAGCAAGCTTGTCAAGTCAGAGAAGGCAGATAAGTCAGAAAAAGCTGACAAGTCTGATCGCGATAAGGCCCGACTTGAAAAGATGGAAAAACGAAGGATTGAACGGgaacgagaacgagagagggagagagaaagagacagagaaagggtcaaggtggagaaggtcgaAAAGAGTGAAAAGTCTGAGAAGCGAGAGAAGCGAGAACGAACTAATTCTACTTCTGAGAGACACAATTCAACGGCTTCCACACACTCTGAGCGACACAATTCGACGTCAGAGATCCGAGACCGTGAGCGGGAACGTGAACGTGAACGAGAACGTGAACGTAAACatgtcaagaaggagcctGTGGTGGATACCCACGCCAACATgtcgtcttcatctcctcatCACGTGGCATCTCCCCCCCGAGTTGCCTCGCCCTCCCAGATGTCTCCTGTTTCGACTCCTATGTCTCGTACGTCTTCTCAGGCCGACGAGAACAAGGGTTCTGTGAAGCACGAGCGGACTCCAAGCATCTCTTCTATATCTGATAAACTACTAGTCAAGAAACGTAAGCTGGCTGGTGGCAAGGAAGAGATGGAGCGACGCAAGagcaaggaggaggtcaaggtgAAGAAGCGGTCTATTTCGTCTGCTTCCGGGGCTTCCAACAAGCCACAGTCTGTATTCGACAAGCTGTTTGGCTCTaagcagaaggagaaagaggagCAGCAACGTGTGGCTCgcgagaaggaggaggctgcaCGGCTGGAGCGCCAGGAGCGGATCCGACGTAAgaagcaacagcagcaggagcagctggaggaggagaagcgcaagcttgaggaggagaagcgcaagctggaggaaaagaagaggCTGGAAGAGGAGCGGCTCAGGAAGGAACAGGAGAAGCGTgacaaggccgagaaggctgaGCGTGAGCGCGTGGAACGAGAAAggagggagaagaaggaacgTGAGAGAAAGGAGAGGGAGGATaaggaaaagaaagaacgggaagagaaggagcggGCCGAGCGggttgagagagagaagcGTGAGAGGGCTGAGCGGGCTGAAAAGGCCGAAAAGGAGGCCCGAGAGCGCAAGGAGAGGGAGGAAAAAGAGCGCGTGGAGAGGGTGGAAAAGGAGAAAGCCAGGGCTGAAAAAGCTGAGAAAGAAGCCAATGAGGCAGCGaaggctgagaaggaggccaaggacaaAGAGATCAAAGAGGCTGCTGAAAAGGCTCAAGCCAAAGAGGTCAAAGAGTCTAAGGAATCTAAGGAGCCTAAGGAGTCTAAGGAGACTTCCAAGGAGTCATCCAGAGAGTCTCtttcagcttcttcatctgctgctgcttccacTACTCCCTCAGCTGCCACTTCACCAGACAGTCGCAAGTCTCCTCTCATCAAGCGGCCCAAGGAACTGGACCGTCAAAAGTCCAAGGAGTCGCTTGACCGGCGGGAGATTGAGCGGGAGAAGGAGCGCAAGCGGCTTGAGCGCCAGAGAgccattctcaagggcaTTGAGGAAGACGAGCGGCGGCGAAACGAGATGCGACGACGCGAAcaggagctcaaggctgAGCAGGAGCTGTTGGCTGCGAAGGAGCGAGAAAAACgcgaggccgaggagctggagcggGAAAAGGAGCGGGAGCGACAGCGGCGTATCCAGCTTGATATCGACAGCCGAAAGGCGCTCCCTTACGGCCTGCGAGAAGCCATATACGAGCCTCGGCAGGTTGACCAGATTTTTGCGTTTCTGCCTTTGTTTGTGCGTCAGTCGTGTTTCCTCGACATCCAgctgtctcttcttcttggtgtgAAAAACTTTTGCGGTTCGTATCCTCGAGTGGCTCGTCGCATCGTGTCCACCACCGAAAAGGAGCGACTTTGGAGCACTTTGACTCCCTTGTTGTGCCGAGCTCCAGGTCCTGGCGACGATTTGGAAATGGTGGGTCTTGAGCGACAGGACGAGCGGCGCAAGTTTCTCGGCATGAACTGTTTCTGGGTGTCTTGCAGCGATGTGCTGGAGGTGATTTCAACGAACTTTCCTCTGCTGTTTGATGCTGTCATGTCTGTGGCTCCCCTCAAGGTTGACATTGATTGGGAGGAGGATGCTGAGGCTGCGGCTGCTACAGCGGCATATGTGGAGGCCGAATCGGAGCAGATTGATAAGGCGATTGCGAAGTTCCCGTTGAGAGTGAGAATGAAGCTGCAGGCGTTGAGACCTCAATGGCCGTGA
- a CDS encoding uncharacterized protein (Compare to YALI0F00792g, weakly similar to uniprot|P32857 Saccharomyces cerevisiae YKL039w PTM1 member of the major facilitator superfamily), giving the protein MIPQFLLLLWLTLVKGEVLYLDNETRLACANVNAGEDSVGPAKDTYIQFSFDELETPGVMALAIFEWRDYDRIGGVCDDAAIDNNKCEEHEYATFKVKPEETDNLYSRVFSFPLNLQSIQKFRYTVFKSGQYCAMVHPVIPNDDFAAKMSIKSAYGFLGGGEVGLLLLSRISIIYHFVTFSIWFYAYKKNSKHAVPVQKYLTKAMGLLVLKSVLVFVNLSMTNKYETAPELVATVASIVKPVADSLFLSLLIVMSLGYGTIVQSKSLKFYFLSWVVKGGWFCVAYFLLKPLNLPIDMSDFSPEALKITFYIPIMLGLVVTTRYLKKTNQSALARRSAMLTMALLALGIVYAGVYLTFKAHVQQNWTLFEYQWFLPACGELAAEMIYHLCFCVFWFPRPLQAAKEIDKEM; this is encoded by the coding sequence ATGATACCCCAATTCTTACTCTTGCTGTGGCTGACACTGGTCAAAGGCGAAGTATTATATTTGGATAACGAGACGCGTCTCGCATGTGCAAATGTAAAcgctggagaagacagTGTGGGCCCTGCCAAGGACACGTACATCCAGTTCTCAttcgacgagctggagacgcCTGGAGTGATGGCCTTGGCGATTTTCGAGTGGAGAGATTATGACCGGATTGGAGGCGTGTGTGACGATGCTGCCATCGACAACAATAAATGTGAAGAGCATGAATATGCCACCTTCAAGgtcaagcccgaggagaCTGACAACCTGTACTCCAGAGTCTTCTCCTTTCCTCTGAATCTCCAGAGCATCCAAAAGTTCCGGTACACGGTGTTTAAATCCGGCCAGTACTGTGCCATGGTGCACCCTGTGATCCCCAACGATGACTTTGCCGCCAAAATGTCCATCAAAAGCGCATATGGGTTTCTGGGAGGTGGCGAGGTGGGTCTGCTGTTACTGAGCCGTATTTCAATCATCTATCATTTTGTGACCTTTTCCATCTGGTTCTACGCGTATAAAAAGAACTCGAAACACGCGGTACCTGTCCAGAAGTACCtcaccaaggccatggGTCTACTGGTGCTCAAGTCCGTGTTGGTGTTTGTCAATCTGTCTATGACGAACAAATACGAAACTGCGCCTGAATTAGTCGCCACGGTGGCATCCATAGTCAAGCCTGTGGCCGACTCGCTctttctgtctcttctgaTTGTCATGTCTCTAGGTTATGGAACCATTGTCCAGTCCAAGTCTCTCAAATTCTACTTTCTGTCGTGGGTGGTGAAGGgaggttggttttgtgtgGCCTATTTCCTGCTCAAGCCTCTCAATCTCCCCATTGACATGTCTGATTTCTCTCccgaggctctcaagatcACCTTCTACATCCCCATCATGCTGGGTCTTGTTGTCACCACCCGGTATCTGAAGAAAACTAACCAGTCGGCACTGGCCAGACGAAGTGCCATGCTCACCATGGCTCTACTGGCTCTGGGAATCGTCTATGCAGGTGTCTACCTGACCTTTAAAGCACACGTGCAACAAAACTGGACTTTGTTTGAGTACCAATGGTTCCTTCCAGCCTGTGGAGAGCTAGCTGCGGAGATGATATACCACCTTTGTTTCTGCGTCTTCTGGTTCCCGAGACCGTTACAAGCAGCAAAAGAGATTGATAAGGAGATGTAA
- a CDS encoding uncharacterized protein (Compare to YALI0F00814g, similar to uniprot|O94023 Candida albicans Hypothetical 14.4 kDa protein): MPTLRRFYAIDPTPFPELNKDEKLDVRAMQRTFEGAYYRSAMGQLGFALLVLKVFSVKFMPVGTTFTACGILILVVALRRKRITDHMMYEETLGNRIFITSGNAVIWFAAFSLASYIVMLVLLMRLD, from the coding sequence ATGCCCACACTCAGGCGGTTCTACGCGATTGATCCCACCCCTTTTCCggagctcaacaaggatGAAAAGCTAGACGTGCGGGCGATGCAGCGCACGTTCGAGGGCGCGTACTATCGGTCGGCCATGGGTCAGTTGGGGTTCGCGCTGCTGGTGCTCAAGGTGTTCAGCGTCAAGTTCATGCCTGTGGGCACCACCTTCACGGCCTGTGGGATTCTCATTTTGGTGGTTGCGCTGCGTCGCAAACGGATCACGGACCACATGATGTATGAGGAGACGCTTGGCAATCGGATCTTCATCACCAGTGGCAACGCCGTCATTTGGTTCGCAGCCTTCAGTTTGGCCAGTTATATTGTCATGTTGGTGTTGCTCATGAGACTGGACTAA
- a CDS encoding uncharacterized protein (Compare to YALI0F00836g, similar to Saccharomyces cerevisiae TPD3 (YAL016W); ancestral locus Anc_7.88, similar to uniprot|P31383 Saccharomyces cerevisiae YAL016w TPD3 ser/thr protein phosphatase 2A regulatory chain A), whose product MEQENIDIPDELYPLALLMDELKHDEFSLRISAMKKLQLIAAALRQERCRDELIPFLEDVTQEDEDEVLTVLAEELANLVPYIGGPEYSHLLIPSLETLSCMEEPVVRDKAVESINRICEGLPSRDHVAQTILPLVKRLSSAEWFSSKVSATGLYAAAIRHCPTEAVPELLKQYGELTRDDTPMVRRAAATHLPAVIEALPAEADSPEADDEIYSMFKAQVGDDQDSVRLLSVNVLIAKAEKLKRQGNSQHTSSLIEFALALLHDPSWRVRYMCADRFEKLAESLTSVVPEEGVEKTEVDEMERAFVPEFIKFMQDGEAEVRTAVAKQVPGFCRLVTPANLDKIVANVEELSQDSSQHVRAALGSEISALAPLLGKEKTIETLLPTFLQMLKDDFPDVRLNIISKLHLVNKVIGIDLLSQSLLPAVSDLAQDKQWRVRLAIIEYIPLLATQLGVSFFDKELGPLCMTWLWDSVYSIREAATQNLKKLTKVFGVDWAKDEILPHIIVVAADSNYLYRLTALCAVTTLIPVVDESMIKTSILPFIAELINDPIPNIRFNVAKTYTELVRALHEEKISSPEVIEEICTSTVIPHLERLSTDGDVDVRYFSTKALEDIAEIKKAHA is encoded by the coding sequence ATGGAACAAGAAAACATTGACATTCCTGACGAGCTGTACCCCCTGGCTCTGCTCATGGACGAGCTCAAACACGACGAGTTTTCGCTGCGAATCTCTGCTATGAAAAAACTGCAGCTCATCGCCGCAGCCCTACGCCAAGAGCGATGCCGTGACGAACTCATCCCCTTTCTGGAGGATGTCACAcaggaggacgaggacgaggtcCTGACCGTGCTGGCTGAGGAGCTCGCCAACCTGGTTCCCTACATCGGAGGCCCCGAGTACTCGCACCTGCTGATCCCCTCTCTAGAGACCCTGTCTTGCATGGAGGAGCCTGTTGTTCGGGACAAGGCCGTGGAGTCCATCAACCGAATCTGTGAGGGATTgccgtcacgtgatcacgTGGCCCAGACCATCCTGCCTCTGGTGAAACGGCTTTCTTCTGCAGAGTGGTTTTCCTCCAAGGTCTCTGCCACCGGTCTCTATGCTGCTGCCATTCGACACTGTCCTACCGAGGCTGTTCCCGAGCTTCTCAAGCAGTATGGAGAGCTCACACGAGATGACACCCCCATGGTCCGTCGAGCTGCCGCCACCCACTTGCCTGCAGTGATTGAGGCTTTGCCCGCGGAAGCTGATTCTCCTGAGGCCGACGACGAAATCTACTCCATGTTCAAGGCACAGGTGGGCGACGACCAGGACAGCGTGCGACTGCTGTCGGTCAACGTGCTGattgccaaggccgagaagctcaagCGACAGGGCAACTCGCAGCACACGTCTTCGCTGATCGAGTTTGCTCTCGCACTGCTCCATGACCCCTCGTGGCGGGTGCGATACATGTGCGCCGACCGGTTCGAGAAGCTAGCCGAGTCGCTCACCTCAGTGGTGCCTGAGGAGGgcgtggagaagacggaggtggacgagatGGAGCGAGCTTTTGTGCCCGAGTTCATCAAGTTCATGCAGGACGGCGAGGCTGAGGTCCGGACAGCGGTGGCCAAGCAGGTGCCTGGCTTCTGCCGGCTCGTTACCCCCGCCAACCTCGACAAGATTGTTGCCAACGTCGAGGAACTATCTCAGGACTCGTCCCAGCACGTGCGGGCTGCTCTGGGCTCCGAGATCTCGGCCCTGGCACCGCTGCTCGgcaaggagaagacaatTGAGACTCTGCTGCCTACATTTCTGCAGATGCTCAAGGATGACTTCCCCGATGTGCGGCTCAACATTATTTCCAAGCTTCATCTGGTCAACAAGGTGATTGGTATTGATCTACTGAGCCAGAGTCTGCTTCCTGCAGTCTCGGATCTCGCGCAGGACAAGCAGTGGCGAGTGCGCCTGGCCATCATCGAGTACATCCCTCTGCTGGCCACACAGCTGGGCGTCTCCTTCttcgacaaggagctgggtCCCCTGTGCATGACCTGGCTGTGGGACAGCGTCTACTCGATTCGAGAGGCCGCCACACAGaacctcaagaagctgaccAAGGTGTTTGGTGTGGACTgggccaaggacgagattctgcCCCACATTATCGTCGTTGCTGCGGATTCCAACTACCTGTACCGACTCACGGCCCTCTGTGCCGTGACCACACTCATCCCCGTGGTGGACGAGTCGATGATCAAGACATCCATTCTGCCGTTCATTGCcgagctcatcaacgacCCCATCCCCAACATCCGTTTCAATGTGGCCAAGACGTACACAGAGTTGGTGCGGGCTCTGcacgaggagaagatcagCTCGCCTgaggtgattgaggagATTTGCACATCGACCGTGATCCCCCACCTGGAGCGGCTTTCCACCGACGGCGATGTGGACGTGCGCTACTTTTccaccaaggctctggaggacaTTGCCGAAATCAAGAAGGCTCACGCATAG
- a CDS encoding uncharacterized protein (Compare to YALI0F00858g, similar to Saccharomyces cerevisiae SDP1 (YIL113W) and MSG5 (YNL053W); ancestral locus Anc_2.256, weakly similar to uniprot|P38590 Saccharomyces cerevisiae YNL053w MSG5 dual-specifity protein phosphatase), giving the protein MNCSVADMAGSHVPSNHHHPQAQQIHDPDAMDSLPAPPRHLPFRPPKGKNSNTKNLSLMVPQGSNQSHNSHSNNNVSPPHTSIEPSIAAPLPFVLPVSSTPVRASAPSVAAASPLAASFSLGLSRKGSVKRSHVDAEPEDAAYDSDYRSEHKNYHSRTSPKRQSPSPQVQPAASATVSSVPPFSMEPPPFTMQRRTSQLSISIPLATCSGSNTLPAPLGTPTSQSHHSANSAASQLSLSDSESDPNSDNTTHTTPPPNYDDALPPSKHHLFAEELMTPSVHHENAYPDGPLLIYPSNVYLYSEPSVELARTFDVVINVAKEIDNPFSEEQYANDGQTNPEYVYVPWGHNSKFLPDLPYLTQLIDDRSAAGKRVLVHCQCGVSRSASLLIAYIMKKQQLDLNAAYDWVKYRSPEIGPNMTLIFQLMDWHKHLLGEKDALESDED; this is encoded by the coding sequence ATGAACTGCTCGGTGGCCGACATGGCGGGTTCGCACGTGccctccaaccaccaccacccacaagCACAACAGATACACGATCCCGACGCCATGGACTCGTTGCCGGCGCCGCCGCGCCACCTGCCGTTCCGACCGCCCAAGGGCAAAAACTCCAACACCAAAAACCTGTCGTTGATGGTACCTCAAGGTAGCAACCAGAGCCACAACAGCCACAGCAATAACAATGTCTCGCCGCCTCACACATCTATAGAGCCTTCGATAGCGGCGCCGCTGCCGTTTGTGCTGCCTGTCAGCTCGACGCCCGTGCGAGCGTCCGCCCCCTcggttgctgctgcttctcctctggcagcctccttctcgcTGGGACTGTCTCGCAAGGGTTCCGTCAAACGATCCCACGTCGACGCCGAGCCCGAGGACGCAGCCTACGACAGTGACTACCGCAGCGAACACAAAAACTACCACTCCAGAACCTCCCCAAAGAGACAGTCCCCCAGTCCGCAGGTACAACCAGCCGCTTCTGCCACTGTGTCTAGTGTGCCTCCCTTCAGTATGGAACCACCACCGTTTACGATGCAGAGACGAACATCGCAACTGAGTATCAGTATCCCGCTGGCCACGTGCTCCGGCTCAAACACTCTGCCTGCCCCCTTGGGCACCCCGACGTCCCAGTCGCACCATTCCGCCAACTCCGCGGCCTCTCAGCTGTCGCTGTCGGACTCGGAATCGGACCCCAACTCCGATAACACTACACACACTACACCGCCACCAAACTACGACGATGCGCTTCCACCCAGCAAACATCACCTGTTCGCAGAGGAGCTCATGACTCCCTCCGTGCACCATGAGAACGCATACCCAGATGGACCCTTGCTCATCTACCCCAGCAACGTTTACCTGTACTCGGAGCCTTCTGTGGAGCTCGCCCGTACGTTCGACGTGGTCATCAacgtggccaaggagattgacaaCCCGTTCTCCGAGGAGCAGTATGCTAATGATGGACAGACCAACCCCGAGTACGTCTACGTGCCCTGGGGACACAACTCCAAGTTCCTGCCTGACCTGCCGTATCTCACGCAGCTGATTGATGACAGAAGTGCTGCTGGCAAGCGTGTGCTGGTTCACTGTCAGTGTGGAGTCTCAAGAAGTGCGTCGCTGCTGATCGCTTACATTatgaagaagcagcagcttgatctGAATGCAGCCTATGACTGGGTCAAGTACCGGTCGCCGGAAATCGGACCGAACATGACGTTGATTTTTCAGTTGATGGACTGGCACAAGCATTTGCTGGGCGAAAAGGATGCGTTGGAGAGCGACGAAGATTAG